The Rhizobium sp. SL42 genome includes a region encoding these proteins:
- a CDS encoding dioxygenase family protein: MVNYFVEENSVAIVNSRMDKNTDRRLLEIMAGVVKHMHAFVKEVNLTTDEWTVAIDFLTKTGQICTQERQEFILLSDVLGCSMLVDAITNRRPKGATESTVLGPFHVENAPVRENGAVISLDGKGESCLFEGRVLDLEGQPVEGACVDVWSDNADGFYDVQQPGVQPKWNNRGRFFTGPDGRYSFVGIRPVSYPIPDDGPVGQLLGYLGRHPWRPAHMHYMISAHGFRKLVTHTFVGGDEYLSSDAVFGVKETLVAPYERLEGAPTLWRSAFDFIMTPEWE, from the coding sequence ATTGTGAACTACTTCGTGGAAGAAAATTCAGTTGCGATCGTGAATTCCCGGATGGACAAGAATACGGATCGGCGCCTCTTGGAAATCATGGCCGGTGTCGTCAAACACATGCACGCCTTCGTCAAGGAGGTGAATTTGACGACCGACGAATGGACGGTGGCCATCGATTTCCTGACCAAAACGGGCCAGATCTGCACGCAGGAGCGGCAGGAATTCATTTTGCTTTCGGATGTTCTTGGATGTTCCATGCTGGTAGACGCGATCACCAATAGGCGGCCAAAGGGGGCAACGGAAAGTACAGTGCTCGGCCCCTTCCATGTCGAGAATGCTCCGGTCCGCGAGAATGGTGCGGTCATCAGTCTGGATGGCAAGGGGGAAAGCTGCCTGTTCGAAGGCCGCGTGCTGGACCTAGAAGGCCAACCGGTCGAAGGAGCCTGCGTTGATGTCTGGTCGGACAATGCCGACGGATTCTATGATGTGCAGCAGCCAGGCGTCCAACCGAAGTGGAACAATCGGGGCCGTTTCTTCACCGGGCCCGATGGCCGCTACAGCTTCGTCGGCATTCGCCCTGTCAGCTATCCGATCCCTGACGATGGGCCAGTGGGGCAGCTTCTCGGCTATCTCGGGCGCCATCCCTGGCGACCGGCCCACATGCATTACATGATCAGCGCCCACGGATTCCGCAAACTCGTGACTCACACCTTCGTCGGAGGCGATGAATATCTGTCTTCCGATGCGGTGTTCGGGGTAAAGGAAACGCTGGTGGCGCCCTATGAGCGGTTGGAAGGCGCACCGACGCTCTGGCGGTCTGCCTTCGACTTCATCATGACGCCTGAATGGGAGTGA
- a CDS encoding LysR family transcriptional regulator encodes MTEGADALGKSQPAVSRTMALLEERIGTPLFEPGRRPLRPTELGSHLARLGARIRAQNQEASRLVQRYRQGQAGALRLGGTPIFFDGVVANIMAEFQSRHPDVQIAHTYGYFDELSASVRSGALDLAFVPLHARMISSDMHFTPLLTGRNVIACGATHPLARRSVITLADIEPYSWISPPTDSPLFRDLQRAVKSIGLDDFKVSFSGGTLASIFSVVVGSDALTVLPYSVVFSHQRTIPIQALPLRIEHPERQLGLLTSADRTPPPSLPRFVAFVTEKFKQLNARMEHEQQVTRRRG; translated from the coding sequence TTGACCGAAGGCGCGGATGCGCTGGGCAAGTCGCAACCGGCCGTGTCGCGCACCATGGCATTGCTCGAAGAGCGGATTGGTACGCCTCTTTTCGAGCCAGGACGCCGTCCCTTACGCCCCACTGAGCTTGGCAGCCATCTTGCGCGCCTCGGCGCACGGATACGTGCGCAAAATCAGGAGGCCAGCCGGCTGGTGCAGCGCTATCGACAGGGACAGGCGGGGGCTCTGCGGCTGGGTGGCACGCCGATCTTCTTCGATGGCGTAGTTGCCAATATCATGGCGGAGTTTCAGAGCCGTCATCCGGATGTCCAGATCGCCCACACCTACGGATATTTCGATGAATTGTCCGCCAGCGTGCGCAGCGGTGCGCTAGACCTCGCTTTCGTGCCGCTGCATGCCCGGATGATTTCGTCGGACATGCACTTTACGCCGCTGCTTACCGGTCGCAACGTCATCGCCTGCGGCGCAACGCACCCTTTGGCGCGGCGAAGTGTTATCACGCTCGCCGATATCGAACCGTATTCGTGGATTTCCCCACCGACCGACAGTCCGCTTTTTCGCGATCTTCAGCGGGCGGTGAAATCAATAGGGCTCGACGATTTTAAGGTCAGTTTTTCCGGCGGCACGCTGGCTTCGATCTTCAGCGTCGTCGTGGGTTCGGATGCCCTAACCGTGCTGCCCTATTCAGTAGTATTCAGCCACCAGCGGACCATTCCGATCCAGGCTTTGCCGCTGCGCATCGAGCACCCAGAACGCCAGCTCGGGCTTTTGACCTCTGCAGACCGTACACCGCCACCGAGCCTTCCTCGCTTCGTGGCATTCGTCACAGAGAAGTTCAAACAGCTCAACGCGCGCATGGAGCACGAGCAACAGGTGACCCGCCGTCGCGGCTGA
- a CDS encoding transposase gives MAQAILLTGRDRRRRWSADDRLEILGAAFAPGANVSEVARRFDVSIGLIYMQRHQAMAVAVTDAPLRSCRRRWWCGDHRCGLCERYQGGDCVRGML, from the coding sequence ATGGCACAGGCAATTTTGCTGACGGGTCGGGATCGGCGCCGTCGTTGGTCAGCGGATGATAGGCTGGAAATTCTGGGGGCAGCATTTGCGCCGGGGGCAAATGTCTCTGAGGTAGCGCGTCGCTTTGATGTATCTATTGGGCTTATCTACATGCAGCGCCACCAAGCGATGGCGGTTGCGGTGACGGATGCCCCCCTGCGTTCGTGCCGGCGGCGATGGTGGTGCGGCGACCATCGTTGTGGACTTTGCGAACGGTATCAAGGTGGGGATTGCGTCCGGGGCATGTTGTAA
- the tnpB gene encoding IS66 family insertion sequence element accessory protein TnpB (TnpB, as the term is used for proteins encoded by IS66 family insertion elements, is considered an accessory protein, since TnpC, encoded by a neighboring gene, is a DDE family transposase.), protein MRLRHQISACVVFAPAVFAFCNRRRDRMKLLFFDRSGFVMVLKRLPEDRFNWPCR, encoded by the coding sequence GTGAGGTTGAGGCATCAGATATCAGCATGCGTCGTGTTTGCGCCTGCGGTTTTTGCCTTTTGCAATCGCCGCCGCGACCGGATGAAGCTCCTGTTCTTCGATCGGTCCGGTTTTGTGATGGTGCTGAAGCGATTGCCGGAAGACAGGTTCAACTGGCCCTGCCGGTAG
- a CDS encoding ABC transporter ATP-binding protein: MSILELNGVSKSFGALVVAEDISFSVEPGEVLGVIGPNGAGKSTLFNLITGNLSTAKGTIRFDGRDMTRLPPMQRCFAGLGRTFQIPQPFERLTVYENLSVAGAFGNQMREAEVSELCAEILVDTGLIGKANQLAGSLSLLERKRLELARALATQPKLLLLDEIAGGLTEGECQELVATIKRVHERGIAVIWIEHVLHALTAVAEKILVLNFGRVIGHGDPQTIMASREVREIYLGMEV; encoded by the coding sequence ATGTCGATCCTCGAACTTAACGGTGTTTCGAAGTCCTTCGGTGCCCTCGTGGTAGCCGAGGATATTTCCTTTTCAGTCGAGCCAGGCGAGGTACTTGGCGTGATCGGTCCAAACGGGGCCGGCAAGTCGACGCTGTTCAACCTAATTACCGGCAATCTTTCGACAGCGAAGGGCACTATCCGCTTCGATGGTCGGGACATGACGAGGCTTCCGCCTATGCAGCGCTGCTTTGCTGGCTTGGGCCGAACCTTCCAGATCCCGCAGCCTTTCGAACGTCTCACCGTCTATGAAAACCTGTCGGTCGCGGGAGCCTTCGGCAACCAGATGCGAGAGGCGGAGGTATCGGAGCTTTGCGCCGAGATCCTCGTCGATACCGGACTGATCGGCAAGGCGAATCAACTGGCCGGCAGTCTGTCGCTGCTCGAGCGCAAGCGTCTCGAACTGGCGCGGGCGCTTGCCACTCAGCCCAAGCTTTTGCTGCTTGACGAGATCGCCGGCGGACTGACAGAGGGCGAGTGCCAGGAACTGGTCGCTACGATTAAGCGCGTACACGAGCGCGGCATAGCGGTGATCTGGATCGAGCACGTGCTTCATGCGCTGACGGCGGTGGCCGAGAAGATCTTGGTCCTGAATTTTGGCCGCGTCATTGGACACGGCGATCCCCAGACAATCATGGCCTCGCGCGAAGTCCGCGAGATCTATCTCGGAATGGAGGTCTGA
- the tnpB gene encoding IS66 family insertion sequence element accessory protein TnpB (TnpB, as the term is used for proteins encoded by IS66 family insertion elements, is considered an accessory protein, since TnpC, encoded by a neighboring gene, is a DDE family transposase.), producing the protein MQEGLDRDPFKGDVFVFRGKSGRLIKALWHDGIGLSLYAKRLERDRFI; encoded by the coding sequence GTGCAGGAAGGTCTGGATCGTGATCCTTTCAAGGGTGACGTTTTTGTCTTCCGAGGGAAAAGTGGCCGGCTGATCAAGGCTCTTTGGCATGACGGAATTGGGCTTTCGCTATATGCAAAGCGGCTCGAGCGCGACCGTTTTATTTGA
- a CDS encoding branched-chain amino acid ABC transporter permease, with product MNVQRETLSKVIRPTPSWRVETRTRVSALFSNAAILFVLFLAAAPFVASRGVVQDLFFILTMLTLAQSWNLLAGYAGLISVGQQLFVGCGAYALFGFVILVDIDPILAIPLAGLFAVLVSVPTAFFTFRLYGPYFAIGTWVIAEVGRLLFAQWKALGGGTGTSLPREATREMFGVSLLEDWFGMRAAAAADAVAYWLALLVLVLTIWFVYRLLSSKQGLGLAAVRDNETAARALGVDARRLKLVIYLSTAFITGVVGALIYLQKARISPDAAFSLTDWTAYVIFIVVIGGIGTIEGPILGVILFFLMQNALSNYGSWYLLLLGALAIVTMLFAPRGIWGLITDRTGIELFPVRRTLREVSKKPLVKAD from the coding sequence ATGAACGTCCAAAGAGAAACCCTGTCGAAGGTCATTCGGCCGACACCGTCTTGGCGGGTCGAGACACGCACCCGAGTCTCCGCGCTGTTTTCGAACGCAGCCATTCTGTTCGTGCTGTTTTTGGCGGCGGCTCCCTTCGTCGCCTCGCGCGGCGTGGTGCAGGACCTTTTCTTCATCCTGACCATGCTGACGCTCGCCCAGAGCTGGAACCTGCTGGCCGGTTATGCCGGGCTGATCTCAGTCGGCCAACAACTCTTCGTCGGATGCGGCGCCTATGCGCTCTTCGGCTTCGTCATACTCGTCGATATCGATCCCATCCTCGCTATCCCCCTCGCCGGCCTCTTTGCCGTGCTGGTTTCGGTACCGACGGCCTTCTTCACCTTCCGGCTCTATGGCCCCTATTTCGCCATCGGCACATGGGTCATCGCCGAGGTCGGCCGCCTACTCTTTGCCCAATGGAAGGCACTCGGCGGCGGCACGGGCACGTCGCTCCCCCGGGAAGCGACGCGCGAGATGTTCGGCGTCTCCTTGCTCGAGGACTGGTTCGGCATGCGGGCCGCAGCCGCAGCCGATGCGGTCGCCTACTGGCTGGCACTTCTTGTACTCGTCCTGACGATTTGGTTCGTCTACCGCCTCCTGAGCTCCAAGCAGGGCTTGGGGCTCGCGGCCGTGCGCGACAACGAGACGGCGGCCCGGGCACTGGGCGTCGACGCGCGCCGACTGAAGCTCGTGATCTATCTCTCGACCGCCTTCATCACCGGGGTCGTGGGCGCGCTCATCTACCTGCAGAAGGCCCGAATCTCGCCGGATGCCGCCTTCTCGCTTACCGACTGGACGGCCTATGTCATCTTCATCGTGGTAATCGGCGGCATCGGCACCATCGAGGGGCCGATCCTCGGGGTCATTCTCTTTTTCCTGATGCAGAATGCCCTCTCGAACTACGGGTCCTGGTACCTGCTGCTGCTCGGCGCGCTCGCCATCGTCACCATGCTGTTTGCGCCGCGCGGGATCTGGGGCCTGATCACCGACCGTACCGGCATCGAACTCTTTCCGGTCCGCCGCACCTTGAGGGAAGTCTCGAAGAAACCCTTGGTGAAAGCCGATTGA
- a CDS encoding FAD-dependent monooxygenase: MVEIATDVLIIGTGPAGSAAAALLSTYGIGNIAINRYRWLANTPRAHVTNQRAMEVLRDLGRDVEDEAYLFATHQELMGENIFCESLAGEEIGRLKAWGNHPLSKAEHLMSSPTKMNDLPQTFMEPLLFKTACSRGTQARMSTEYLRHEQNTDGVITTCRDRLSGREFTIQSKYLIGADGGKSLVAEHAGLPFEGKMGVGGSMNILFRADLSKYAAHRPSVLYWVMQPGADVGGIGMGLVRMVRPWNEWLIVWGYDINEPEPDVTAEFATGVARQLIGDPDLEIELLSANTWTVNNYYATRTSNGRVFCVGDAIHRHPPSNGLGSNTSIQDSYNLAWKLAMVLKGQAGERLLETYNTERAPIAKQIVTRANQSIGETGPIFAALGMSEGVDPLQMQKNLEARTDGTEAAEQQRDAIRKAIAFKKYEFDAHGVEMNQRYRSDAIVTDGQIEPDFLLDADLHHQPTTWPGARVPHAWLYKHVCGTEVSTFDLCGHGKFTLLTGLGGKAWAEAAKVVGAELGIEIVTHVIGPRQNYVDHSGDWARLSEIRDTGCLLVRPDHHVCWRSTGVSATPADDLRRVLRQVLAL; encoded by the coding sequence ATGGTTGAAATTGCAACGGATGTGTTGATCATCGGCACGGGACCGGCGGGTTCGGCAGCAGCGGCCCTGTTGTCGACATATGGTATCGGCAATATTGCAATCAATCGCTATCGCTGGCTGGCCAACACGCCCCGCGCCCACGTCACCAATCAGCGCGCGATGGAGGTGTTACGGGATCTGGGTCGCGATGTGGAGGACGAGGCTTATCTGTTCGCGACACATCAGGAGTTGATGGGCGAGAACATCTTTTGTGAAAGTCTGGCCGGCGAGGAGATTGGCCGCCTGAAAGCATGGGGCAATCACCCGCTCAGCAAAGCAGAGCATCTGATGTCGTCGCCGACGAAGATGAACGACTTGCCGCAGACGTTTATGGAACCGCTGTTGTTCAAGACAGCGTGTTCGCGTGGCACGCAGGCCCGCATGTCCACCGAGTATCTCCGCCACGAGCAAAATACCGATGGCGTGATCACCACTTGCCGTGACCGGCTTTCGGGGCGCGAATTCACCATCCAGTCGAAATACCTGATCGGTGCCGATGGCGGCAAATCGCTAGTTGCCGAGCATGCCGGGCTGCCGTTCGAGGGGAAGATGGGTGTCGGCGGTTCGATGAACATCCTATTTCGCGCCGATCTCAGCAAATATGCCGCTCACCGTCCCTCTGTTCTTTACTGGGTCATGCAGCCCGGAGCCGATGTCGGCGGCATCGGCATGGGTCTGGTACGTATGGTGCGCCCGTGGAATGAGTGGCTGATCGTCTGGGGGTATGACATTAACGAACCTGAACCGGATGTCACCGCTGAATTCGCCACGGGCGTAGCGCGGCAACTGATCGGTGATCCCGATCTGGAAATCGAGCTGCTGTCCGCCAACACCTGGACCGTGAACAACTATTATGCGACGCGCACGTCGAACGGCCGTGTATTCTGCGTCGGCGACGCTATTCACCGCCATCCGCCATCGAATGGCCTTGGTTCGAATACCTCGATACAGGATTCCTATAACCTCGCATGGAAACTGGCGATGGTGCTGAAGGGGCAAGCCGGCGAACGCCTGCTGGAAACCTATAATACGGAACGTGCGCCCATCGCCAAGCAGATCGTGACCCGCGCCAACCAGTCGATTGGCGAAACAGGACCGATCTTCGCAGCGCTGGGCATGAGCGAGGGTGTAGATCCCCTGCAGATGCAGAAGAATCTTGAGGCGCGCACCGATGGAACTGAGGCCGCCGAGCAACAGCGTGATGCTATCCGCAAGGCGATTGCTTTCAAGAAATACGAGTTCGATGCCCATGGCGTGGAGATGAACCAGCGATACCGCTCCGATGCTATCGTGACCGATGGGCAGATCGAGCCCGACTTCCTGCTTGATGCGGATCTTCACCATCAGCCGACCACGTGGCCGGGTGCCCGCGTGCCGCATGCCTGGCTCTACAAACATGTTTGCGGCACTGAGGTATCCACCTTTGATCTGTGCGGTCACGGCAAGTTCACGCTGTTGACCGGGCTCGGGGGAAAAGCCTGGGCCGAGGCAGCCAAGGTGGTTGGCGCCGAACTCGGTATTGAAATTGTCACCCATGTGATCGGGCCGCGCCAGAACTATGTCGACCATAGTGGCGACTGGGCGCGACTGAGCGAGATCCGCGACACCGGCTGCCTTCTGGTGCGGCCCGACCATCATGTCTGCTGGCGTAGTACGGGAGTGAGCGCCACCCCGGCCGATGACCTGCGTCGTGTGTTGCGTCAGGTTCTTGCACTTTGA
- a CDS encoding branched-chain amino acid ABC transporter permease produces MNWLDTILQGILLGGLYALFAAGLSLVFGIMRLVNLAHGDLIVFAAFLILVLVSTLGLNPFIAALIAGPLMFAIGYLLQHHLLNRTLGKDILPPLLVTFGLSIVIQNGLLEGFTADSRRIPAGALEQASISLAGINAGVMPLLTFASAILVIVGLNQLIYKTALGRAFRATSDDLVTAGLMGIRPNQIFAIATGLAMVIVTIAALYLGSRANFDPTAGPARLIYAFEAVIIGGLGSLWGTLAGGIILGVAQTLGAAINPEWQILSGHIAFLLVLLFRPRGLFPRAVD; encoded by the coding sequence ATGAATTGGCTTGATACCATCCTCCAGGGTATCCTGCTCGGCGGGCTCTATGCGCTGTTTGCCGCGGGGCTATCCCTCGTTTTCGGCATCATGCGTCTCGTCAATCTTGCCCATGGCGACCTCATCGTCTTTGCCGCCTTCCTGATCCTGGTCCTCGTCTCGACGCTGGGGCTCAACCCCTTCATCGCTGCGCTCATCGCGGGGCCGCTGATGTTCGCCATCGGCTATCTCCTGCAGCACCATCTGCTCAACCGTACGCTGGGCAAGGACATCCTGCCGCCGCTGCTCGTAACCTTCGGCCTGTCGATCGTCATCCAGAACGGGCTGCTCGAAGGCTTCACCGCCGACAGCCGACGCATCCCCGCAGGCGCCCTGGAACAAGCGTCGATCTCGCTAGCCGGCATCAATGCAGGCGTGATGCCCCTCCTCACCTTCGCCTCGGCGATCCTGGTGATCGTCGGTCTCAACCAACTCATCTACAAAACCGCCCTTGGCCGCGCCTTCCGCGCGACGTCGGACGACCTCGTGACGGCGGGGCTGATGGGCATCCGCCCGAACCAGATCTTCGCGATTGCCACGGGGCTCGCCATGGTCATCGTCACCATTGCCGCACTTTATCTCGGTAGCCGTGCCAATTTCGATCCGACGGCGGGTCCGGCTCGCCTGATCTACGCCTTCGAGGCAGTCATCATAGGCGGACTCGGTTCGCTCTGGGGAACCCTTGCCGGTGGCATCATCCTCGGTGTCGCGCAGACGCTGGGTGCTGCCATCAACCCGGAATGGCAGATCCTGTCCGGCCATATCGCCTTCCTGCTCGTCCTGCTGTTCCGCCCCCGTGGGCTCTTCCCGCGCGCCGTTGATTGA
- a CDS encoding ABC transporter substrate-binding protein, which yields MFTRRDFLKTTAAGGALIATSGLAAPAIAQAAGVKLGYVSPQTGALAAFGEADTFVIGSFLKTAKMMGLNYEVIVKDSQSNPNRAAEVAKELIVEDEINLMLVSSTPETTNPVSTTCEAEQVPCLSTVAPWQPWFIGQQSNPSDPASWKPFNYAYHFFWGLEDIIAVFTGMWGQIETNKKVGGLFPNDGDGNAWGDTVVGFPPVLEKLGYGLTDTGRYQNLTDDFSAQINAFKQVSTDILTGVMIPPDLTTFWNQAKQQGLKPKIASIGKALLFPQTVESLGDAGHNLSTEVWWTPTHPFKSSLTGESAQQVADAFSTATGRPWTQPIGFSHALFELAVDVMKRAEDVTDSDAVAKAIGETKLDTLVGPIAWNSANLPPFAKNNVAKTPLVGGQWRLKPGGGYDLIVVENGQATNIPLGSKLEALA from the coding sequence ATATTTACGAGACGCGATTTCTTGAAAACCACCGCGGCTGGTGGAGCGTTGATCGCCACGTCCGGCCTGGCCGCGCCGGCCATTGCGCAGGCAGCCGGGGTGAAGCTCGGCTATGTCAGCCCGCAGACCGGGGCTCTCGCCGCCTTCGGCGAGGCTGATACCTTCGTCATCGGCAGTTTTCTCAAGACCGCCAAAATGATGGGGCTGAACTATGAGGTCATTGTCAAGGACAGCCAGTCCAACCCCAACCGGGCCGCTGAAGTCGCCAAGGAACTGATTGTCGAGGACGAGATCAACCTGATGCTCGTCTCCTCGACGCCTGAGACGACCAATCCGGTCTCGACGACCTGTGAGGCCGAGCAGGTGCCGTGCCTCTCGACGGTTGCACCGTGGCAGCCCTGGTTCATCGGTCAGCAGAGTAATCCCAGCGATCCGGCGAGTTGGAAGCCATTCAACTATGCCTACCACTTCTTCTGGGGTCTCGAGGACATCATCGCCGTCTTCACCGGCATGTGGGGGCAGATCGAGACTAACAAGAAAGTGGGCGGACTCTTCCCGAATGATGGTGATGGCAATGCCTGGGGCGACACCGTCGTCGGCTTTCCGCCGGTGCTAGAGAAGCTCGGTTATGGCCTGACGGATACGGGGCGCTACCAGAACCTGACGGATGACTTCTCCGCCCAGATCAACGCCTTCAAGCAGGTCAGCACCGACATCCTGACTGGGGTGATGATCCCGCCGGATCTCACGACCTTCTGGAACCAGGCCAAGCAGCAGGGCTTGAAACCGAAGATCGCCTCCATTGGCAAGGCGCTGCTCTTCCCGCAGACAGTGGAGTCGCTGGGTGACGCCGGCCACAATCTCTCGACCGAAGTGTGGTGGACGCCGACCCATCCCTTCAAGTCGTCCCTGACCGGCGAAAGTGCCCAGCAGGTCGCTGATGCCTTCTCGACCGCGACTGGCCGCCCCTGGACGCAGCCGATCGGCTTTTCTCATGCGCTGTTCGAACTCGCTGTGGATGTGATGAAGCGGGCCGAGGACGTGACGGACAGCGACGCCGTGGCGAAAGCGATCGGCGAGACCAAGCTCGATACACTGGTTGGCCCCATCGCTTGGAACAGCGCCAACCTGCCGCCCTTCGCCAAGAACAACGTGGCCAAGACCCCGCTCGTCGGCGGACAGTGGCGGCTGAAGCCGGGTGGCGGCTACGACCTCATCGTGGTCGAGAACGGGCAGGCCACGAACATCCCGCTCGGCAGCAAGCTCGAAGCGCTGGCCTGA
- a CDS encoding maleylacetate reductase produces the protein MSFFREEFAAQWPAVRVRFGLGVRYDLVEEIKRLGCRHALILTTPEQAHLADDFAALCGDHAAGTFTRARMHTPVAISEEASAYAREVGADCLVAIGGGSTTGLGKAIALRTDLPQIVVPTTYAGSEATPILGQTNDGVKTTLTDAKVQPEVILYDAELVRSLPVSMTVTSALNAMAHAAEGLYARNRTPLTSLMSVEGLRAFRDALPQVIADPDDLRARAETLYGAWLCGTVLGQVGMALHHKLCHTLGGSFDLPHAETHAVILPHAIAYNAAGARDELRPVAELFGDDEPGMGLHRFARSVTAPTALQDLGLKESDLDRAADLAAKNPYWNPRPVERGAIRRLLQVAWAGGPPVA, from the coding sequence ATGTCATTTTTCCGCGAAGAGTTTGCCGCGCAATGGCCGGCGGTTCGCGTGCGTTTCGGGCTCGGTGTGCGTTATGATCTTGTTGAGGAGATCAAGCGGCTCGGCTGTCGTCACGCTTTAATCCTGACGACGCCGGAGCAGGCTCATTTGGCGGATGACTTTGCGGCGTTGTGCGGCGATCATGCTGCCGGAACCTTCACTCGTGCCCGGATGCATACGCCGGTGGCAATTTCCGAGGAGGCCTCAGCTTATGCCCGGGAGGTCGGGGCGGACTGCCTCGTCGCCATCGGTGGTGGTTCGACCACAGGGCTTGGCAAGGCGATTGCGTTGCGCACCGACCTCCCGCAGATTGTCGTACCAACGACCTATGCCGGCAGTGAGGCGACCCCCATTCTCGGCCAAACTAACGACGGCGTGAAAACCACGCTGACAGACGCGAAGGTGCAGCCGGAGGTCATTCTCTATGATGCCGAGTTGGTGCGCAGCCTGCCGGTCTCCATGACGGTGACGAGTGCGCTCAATGCGATGGCGCATGCCGCAGAAGGGCTATATGCCCGCAACCGCACGCCGCTTACCTCGCTGATGTCAGTCGAAGGCCTGCGCGCGTTCCGGGATGCCTTGCCGCAGGTGATCGCCGATCCTGACGACCTTAGGGCTCGGGCCGAAACGCTCTACGGCGCCTGGCTGTGCGGCACGGTACTGGGGCAGGTGGGAATGGCCCTGCATCACAAGCTGTGTCACACGCTGGGCGGCAGCTTCGACCTGCCGCATGCCGAGACTCATGCAGTGATTCTGCCGCATGCCATCGCCTACAACGCGGCGGGAGCGCGTGATGAGCTGCGACCAGTGGCCGAACTGTTCGGCGACGATGAGCCCGGCATGGGACTGCATCGGTTCGCGCGCTCGGTCACTGCGCCGACCGCGCTTCAAGATTTGGGGTTGAAGGAGAGCGATCTCGATCGTGCAGCCGATCTGGCGGCGAAAAACCCCTACTGGAATCCGCGCCCGGTGGAACGCGGTGCGATCCGACGGCTGCTTCAGGTTGCCTGGGCCGGTGGTCCACCGGTCGCCTGA
- a CDS encoding ABC transporter ATP-binding protein: MSLIETKNLTAAYGDFQALFGVDLELHARETVAVIGANGAGKSTLMRSIAGALRNRPEAILHRGEPIGALAAPDVMARGIALVPEGRKLFPSLTVEENLLVGRHGRKVDGPWSLETVYALFPVLKERRRNPSTALSGGQQQMVAIGRALMSNPEVLLCDELSLGLAPVVIKDIYAAFPRIRETGAAIVIVEQDIAQALKVADRVYCMMEGRITLEGRPADLDRADIHAAYFGAETHELA; this comes from the coding sequence ATGAGCCTGATAGAGACGAAAAACCTGACGGCCGCCTATGGCGACTTCCAGGCTCTGTTCGGGGTTGACCTGGAGTTGCATGCCCGTGAGACGGTTGCGGTGATCGGCGCCAACGGGGCTGGCAAGTCGACGCTGATGCGCTCCATAGCTGGGGCGCTGCGCAACCGACCGGAAGCGATTCTGCATCGCGGTGAACCAATCGGGGCACTCGCCGCACCGGACGTCATGGCACGCGGCATCGCGTTGGTGCCGGAGGGCCGCAAGCTCTTTCCGTCGCTGACCGTCGAGGAAAACCTGCTCGTCGGGCGACATGGCCGCAAGGTGGATGGTCCCTGGTCCCTGGAGACCGTCTACGCGCTGTTCCCTGTCCTCAAGGAGCGACGCCGCAATCCATCCACCGCCCTCTCCGGCGGACAGCAGCAGATGGTGGCAATCGGCCGCGCGCTGATGTCAAATCCGGAAGTGCTGTTGTGCGACGAACTCAGCCTCGGCCTTGCCCCCGTTGTCATAAAGGACATCTACGCCGCCTTCCCGCGCATCCGAGAAACGGGTGCCGCCATCGTCATTGTCGAGCAAGATATCGCCCAGGCGCTCAAGGTCGCTGACCGCGTCTATTGCATGATGGAAGGCCGGATCACCCTCGAAGGACGCCCCGCAGACCTCGACCGCGCGGATATCCATGCAGCCTATTTCGGAGCGGAAACCCATGAATTGGCTTGA